GAATCCGTAGTCCGTGGTGCAGTGTTCGTGGTGGCGTGTGCCGTATGTGTTGCCGGAATCTCGTTCGCGGCCGAGTCGACTCCCATCTATGACGAAAGCGGCAACGGCTTGAAGCAAATCATGCACGCGATCGACCAGGCCAAGAAGGAATCGAAACGTGTGCTGATCCAGTTCGGTGGAAACTGGTGCGGTTGGTGCGTGAAGTTGCACAAGCTTTGCCAGAGCGATGCTACGCTGTCCGCTACTCTGAACAAGAACTACGTCGTGGTCCATCTGGATACACAAAGTAACTCCGAAGTCGCAAAGACGTATGCTCCTGACGCCAAGAGTGTGCCGTATCTCGAAGTGCTGGACGCAGATGGTAATATCCTCACGACGCAACAAACGGAAGTATTCGAGTCAGGGGATGGTCATGATCCCGCAAAGCTCAACGCTTCGTTCACCGAATGGGCGACGAAGCCAGTCGAGTCGAAGCAGGTGTTGGACACTGCTCTTTCTCACGCAACAAAGTCGGACAAGAAGGTTCTTCTTGTGTTTGGCGCTCCCAGTTGCGGTTGGTGCCGGAAGCTGGAGGCCATTCTGCACAACGACACCGTTTCGCCGGTCATGTTCAAAGACTATTT
This region of Candidatus Hydrogenedentota bacterium genomic DNA includes:
- a CDS encoding thioredoxin family protein, whose amino-acid sequence is MRRSESVVRGAVFVVACAVCVAGISFAAESTPIYDESGNGLKQIMHAIDQAKKESKRVLIQFGGNWCGWCVKLHKLCQSDATLSATLNKNYVVVHLDTQSNSEVAKTYAPDAKSVPYLEVLDADGNILTTQQTEVFESGDGHDPAKLNASFTEWATKPVESKQVLDTALSHATKSDKKVLLVFGAPSCGWCRKLEAILHNDTVSPVMFKDY